The Glycine soja cultivar W05 chromosome 3, ASM419377v2, whole genome shotgun sequence genome window below encodes:
- the LOC114406548 gene encoding hydroquinone glucosyltransferase-like encodes MEKKTCIAMVPCPGLSHLIPLVEFAKTLVHQHQHFHVKFIIPTLGPPTPSTKAILNSLPSNINFTILPQVNLQDLPPNIHIATQMKLTVKHSLPFLHQALTSLNSCTHLVAFVCDLFSSDALQIAKDFNLMTYFFSASGATSLSFCLTLPQLDKSITSEFIIDATKRVSFPGCGVPFHVKDLPDPVVLCGRSSETYKAFLRVCQRLSLVDGVIINTFADLEEDALRAMEENGRELDLTEEISFSQHIHNGLQSESLSKEMSIFNTPPSIKQNDHEKTIDIEEREKAQAKANSPCVYYYPVGPIIQSESRSKQNESKCIAWLENQPPKAVLFVSFGSGGTLSLDQLNEIAFGLELSGHKFLWVVRVPNDVSCSAYFVRQKDDPLGYMPCGFLERVKAKGQGLVVPSWAPQVEVLRHESTGGFLTHCGWSSVLEGVVHGVPMIAWPLYAEQRMNATTISDLLKVAVRPKVDCESGIVKREEVARVIKVVMKGDDESLQMRKRIEGFSVAAANAISEHGSSTMALSSLAFKWQSCSRKS; translated from the coding sequence ATGGAGAAGAAAACATGCATAGCCATGGTTCCATGCCCTGGCTTAAGCCACTTGATCCCACTAGTTGAATTTGCCAAGACATTAGTTCATCAACACCAACACTTCCATGTCAAATTCATCATTCCCACACTTGGTCCTCCCACACCTTCCACCAAAGCCATCTTAAACTCTCTCCCATCAAACATAAACTTCACCATTCTCCCCCAAGTCAACCTCCAAGACCTCCCTCCCAACATCCACATTGCAACACAAATGAAACTCACGGTCAAACATTCCCTCCCTTTTCTCCACCAAGCCTTAACCTCCCTAAATTCTTGCACACACCTTGTGGCTTTTGTTTGTGACCTTTTCTCAAGCGACGCACTCCAAATAGCCAAGGATTTCAACCTCATGACCTACTTCTTCTCTGCCTCGGGTGCCACTTCACTCTCGTTTTGTCTCACTTTGCCCCAACTTGACAAGAGTATCACCTCCGAGTTCATCATAGACGCCACAAAAAGGGTTAGTTTCCCAGGGTGTGGCGTGCCCTTCCATGTCAAAGATCTTCCTGACCCAGTTGTCCTTTGTGGAAGATCAAGTGAAACATACAAGGCATTTCTTCGCGTGTGTCAAAGACTCTCTTTGGTCGATGGTGTCATCATCAACACCTTCGCGGATTTGGAAGAAGATGCCCTAAGAGCTATGGAAGAGAATGGACGAGAATTGGATCTAACAGAAGAGATTAGTTTTTCACAACATATACATAATGGTTTACAGTCCGAATCTCTGTCAAAAGAAATGTCTATATTTAATACTCCACCGTCCATCAAACAAAATGATCATGAAAAAACGATAGATATTGAAGAAAGGGAGAAAGCACAAGCAAAAGCAAATAGCCCTTGTGTTTACTATTACCCCGTTGGACCAATAATTCAAAGCGAGTCAAGGAGTAAGCAAAATGAATCAAAGTGTATTGCGTGGCTAGAAAATCAGCCTCCAAAGGCGGTCTTGTTTGTCTCTTTCGGAAGTGGTGGGACCCTTTCACTTGACCAACTCAACGAGATAGCCTTTGGCTTGGAGCTAAGTGGCCACAAGTTTTTGTGGGTTGTGAGGGTTCCAAATGACGTTTCTTGCTCCGCTTATTTTGTGAGACAAAAAGATGACCCATTAGGGTACATGCCATGCGGTTTCTTAGAGAGGGTTAAAGCCAAAGGACAAGGGTTGGTGGTTCCTTCTTGGGCCCCACAAGTTGAAGTGCTTAGACACGAATCCACGGGGGGGTTTTTGACACATTGTGGTTGGAGTTCGGTTTTGGAGGGTGTGGTACATGGTGTGCCAATGATTGCGTGGCCTTTATATGCCGAGCAAAGGATGAACGCCACAACCATAAGTGATTTGCTCAAAGTGGCTGTCAGGCCTAAGGTTGATTGTGAAAGTGGCATAGTGAAAAGAGAAGAAGTTGCAAGAGTGATCAAGGTGGTGATGAAAGGGGATGATGAGAGCTTGCAAATGCGCAAAAGAATCGAAGGCTTTAGTGTTGCTGCTGCTAATGCGATTAGTGAACATGGTTCATCTACTATGGCACTCTCTAGTCTAGCATTCAAGTGGCAAAGTTGTAGTAGGAAATCCTAA